From a region of the Bacillota bacterium genome:
- a CDS encoding VWA domain-containing protein, giving the protein MEDLTQRIEPYGTQRTQQISPFGERTQQVGAGAPTVMGAPMRALQMECLLGREVGNAYGGREHLLVEITGTSAGVGRRLPLNLCLVIDRSGSMEGEPIDYVKRACGYVVDLLDQNDILSIITFSDTVDVVMPARRVVNKTLIKEHIQRIDIGNTTNLYDGMLVGCQQVAAVMSEQVLTRVLVFTDGEPTSGIKDFASIVQLAAEQKARGITITVLGFGPEFNEELLAGIARRSGGNYYYIQRPELIPEVFRRELELLMTVVAKNVRLILTLPRFTQTRQVYGAQPNVQGRVVEIPQVDIERGAVVTQLVEFDLQMRPPGKYRVAKVALAYDDTITGRVERIEADAVMEFTQDVSRIPQAIHPRVQREIEIQQLSRNLERTVMGLKTQQLSAAEVRQELERTMAMLTRQGRLQEAQEIQQALSALGSDTSVVEKTLMGTAYSLEVGKSKQP; this is encoded by the coding sequence ATGGAGGATTTGACGCAACGCATCGAACCATACGGCACTCAGCGGACCCAGCAAATCTCTCCCTTCGGTGAGCGCACCCAGCAGGTAGGCGCGGGGGCACCCACAGTGATGGGCGCACCCATGCGCGCGTTGCAGATGGAGTGCCTGCTGGGTCGGGAAGTCGGCAACGCCTACGGTGGTCGGGAACACCTGCTGGTGGAAATCACCGGAACCAGCGCGGGTGTGGGCAGGCGACTGCCCCTGAACCTCTGTCTGGTCATCGACCGCAGCGGTTCGATGGAGGGGGAACCCATCGACTACGTGAAGCGCGCCTGCGGCTATGTGGTCGACCTGCTTGACCAGAACGATATCCTGTCCATCATCACCTTCTCGGACACCGTAGACGTGGTGATGCCCGCGCGGCGCGTGGTGAATAAGACTCTCATCAAGGAGCATATCCAGCGCATAGACATCGGCAACACGACCAATCTGTACGACGGGATGCTGGTCGGTTGCCAGCAGGTGGCAGCGGTGATGAGTGAGCAGGTATTGACGCGCGTGCTGGTGTTCACCGACGGAGAGCCGACATCGGGCATTAAAGATTTCGCGTCTATCGTGCAGCTGGCGGCGGAGCAGAAAGCACGGGGCATCACCATCACCGTGCTGGGCTTTGGACCCGAGTTCAACGAGGAGCTGCTGGCGGGCATCGCGCGGCGCAGTGGCGGAAACTACTACTATATCCAGCGCCCCGAACTCATCCCCGAGGTGTTCCGGCGCGAGCTGGAGCTGCTGATGACCGTCGTGGCGAAAAACGTCCGGCTGATACTCACCTTGCCGCGCTTCACGCAGACACGGCAGGTGTATGGCGCGCAGCCCAACGTGCAGGGCAGGGTGGTGGAAATCCCACAGGTGGACATCGAGCGGGGCGCAGTGGTCACGCAGCTGGTGGAGTTCGACCTGCAGATGCGCCCGCCGGGCAAATATCGTGTGGCGAAGGTCGCGCTGGCGTATGACGACACCATCACGGGCAGGGTGGAACGCATCGAGGCGGATGCGGTCATGGAGTTCACGCAGGATGTCTCGCGCATTCCACAGGCCATCCACCCGCGCGTGCAGCGCGAGATAGAGATACAGCAGCTCTCGCGCAATCTGGAGCGTACGGTGATGGGCTTAAAGACTCAGCAGCTTTCTGCGGCGGAGGTGCGACAGGAGCTGGAGCGTACCATGGCGATGCTCACTCGACAGGGCAGGCTGCAGGAAGCGCAGGAGATACAGCAAGCACTCTCCGCACTCGGCTCCGACACCAGTGTGGTGGAGAAAACGCTGATGGGAACCGCTTACTCGCTGGAGGTGGGAAAGAGTAAACAACCATGA
- a CDS encoding cytidine deaminase, with product MSNRQNICEELLAAAREARRHAYAPYSGYAVGAAVYGEDGRIYTGANVENASYGLTVCAERVAIFRAVSEGARRIRALAVVTPDGGTPCGACRQVLAEFADEDVIVWCASEEVAGVQEYGFSELLPHAFSLPQRVSSEDELILGGT from the coding sequence GTGAGTAACCGGCAGAACATATGCGAAGAGTTACTGGCAGCGGCACGAGAGGCACGCCGCCACGCCTACGCACCCTATTCGGGCTATGCGGTGGGGGCCGCTGTCTATGGTGAGGACGGACGCATCTACACCGGCGCGAACGTGGAAAACGCCAGCTATGGTCTCACCGTTTGCGCCGAGAGGGTGGCGATATTCCGTGCGGTCAGCGAAGGGGCACGTCGTATCCGTGCGCTGGCAGTGGTCACACCGGATGGCGGCACCCCCTGCGGCGCGTGCAGGCAGGTGCTGGCGGAGTTCGCCGACGAAGATGTGATAGTCTGGTGTGCCTCCGAAGAGGTGGCAGGCGTGCAGGAGTACGGCTTCAGTGAACTGCTGCCACATGCTTTTAGCCTGCCTCAGCGGGTGTCCAGCGAAGATGAGCTGATTCTGGGAGGAACGTAG
- a CDS encoding Stp1/IreP family PP2C-type Ser/Thr phosphatase produces the protein MQSSHSRQSVNDEVEITAKFRRSEVLAQPPREPKAQPDIVPFVRFGAKTDLGNVRENNEDKYDFFEPTEPMLLAERGSVYAVCDGMGGHSAGQIASELALKTFLKAYYDLELPDINTALFTAVQAANALVREVAQSIPGRRGMGTTLTAAALCEGEAHVVHVGDSRCYLVRGEVIEQVTDDHSYVMEQVRQGLLSPEEAQYSPYRNVITRSIGMEVLEPDIYRVPLQAGDRLVLCTDGLTTHVPDDRIADVVRTHSPSAAAQRLVEMALEEGGSDNVTVVVVHILELLSWEQARQIGWV, from the coding sequence ATGCAGAGCAGTCATAGCAGGCAATCGGTGAACGACGAAGTAGAGATTACCGCCAAGTTCCGGCGCAGCGAGGTGCTGGCACAGCCTCCGCGTGAGCCAAAAGCACAGCCGGACATCGTACCCTTCGTGCGGTTCGGAGCGAAGACCGACCTGGGCAACGTGCGCGAGAACAACGAAGACAAGTATGACTTTTTTGAGCCGACAGAACCCATGCTTCTGGCGGAACGCGGCAGCGTGTATGCGGTGTGCGACGGCATGGGCGGGCACAGCGCAGGGCAAATCGCCAGCGAGCTGGCTCTGAAAACCTTTCTGAAGGCGTATTATGATTTGGAGCTGCCCGATATCAACACCGCTCTGTTTACAGCGGTGCAGGCGGCGAACGCGCTGGTGCGTGAGGTGGCGCAGTCCATCCCGGGCAGGCGAGGCATGGGCACGACGCTCACGGCGGCAGCGTTGTGCGAAGGCGAGGCACACGTTGTGCACGTGGGCGACAGCCGGTGCTATCTGGTGCGCGGTGAGGTCATCGAGCAAGTCACCGATGACCATTCCTACGTGATGGAGCAGGTGCGGCAGGGGTTACTGTCGCCGGAGGAGGCACAGTATTCGCCCTATCGCAACGTCATTACCCGTTCCATCGGGATGGAGGTGCTCGAACCGGACATCTACCGCGTGCCTTTGCAGGCGGGCGACCGGCTGGTGCTATGCACCGATGGGCTGACCACGCACGTGCCCGACGACCGCATCGCGGATGTGGTGCGCACTCACTCGCCGTCGGCGGCGGCGCAGCGGCTGGTGGAAATGGCGCTGGAAGAAGGCGGCTCGGATAACGTCACGGTAGTGGTGGTGCACATTCTGGAACTGTTGAGCTGGGAGCAGGCACGGCAGATAGGCTGGGTGTAA
- a CDS encoding SUF system NifU family Fe-S cluster assembly protein, whose product MLDDELYREIILEHYHHPRYKGALPDANLTAEGMNPLCGDELTLYLKTDGDRIVEARFEGRGCSISQASASMLTEAIRGLTLQEAKVLQERVKAMLTGAPHEPFDEEDDLSALEGVKNYPVRIKCALLAWTTLEEILSK is encoded by the coding sequence ATGCTGGATGACGAACTCTACCGTGAAATCATTCTGGAGCACTATCACCATCCGCGTTACAAGGGTGCGCTGCCCGATGCTAACCTGACCGCCGAAGGGATGAACCCTTTGTGCGGCGACGAGCTCACGCTCTATTTAAAGACGGACGGCGACCGGATTGTGGAAGCACGTTTTGAGGGGCGAGGCTGTTCTATCAGCCAGGCGTCTGCTTCCATGCTGACGGAAGCGATACGCGGATTGACCCTGCAAGAGGCAAAGGTGCTGCAGGAGCGGGTCAAAGCCATGCTCACAGGCGCACCGCACGAACCCTTCGACGAAGAGGATGACCTGAGCGCGTTAGAAGGGGTGAAAAACTACCCGGTGCGTATCAAGTGCGCTCTGCTGGCATGGACGACTCTGGAGGAGATTCTCAGCAAATAA
- a CDS encoding HIT domain-containing protein, translating into MTGRLWAPWRMQYVASARQKPEGCLFCQKSREPVSADSMVLFRGEYAFAMLNAFPYTNGHLMVAPVRHTADMNALTDAELLEIARFVRHCVNLLREAYHPDGFNIGVNVGRAAGAGIEDHIHWHIVPRWNGDTNFMPVLADVRVIPDSLENTYAKLCDALRRLDGDGTDTGPVGRGEP; encoded by the coding sequence ATGACGGGACGTTTGTGGGCGCCGTGGCGGATGCAATATGTCGCGTCGGCACGCCAAAAGCCAGAGGGATGCCTGTTCTGCCAGAAGTCGCGCGAGCCGGTATCTGCGGACAGCATGGTGCTGTTCCGGGGGGAATATGCTTTCGCGATGCTGAACGCCTTTCCCTACACCAACGGCCACCTGATGGTCGCGCCCGTCCGCCACACCGCGGACATGAACGCACTCACCGACGCCGAACTGCTGGAAATCGCCCGATTCGTGCGCCACTGCGTGAACTTATTGCGAGAAGCATACCATCCGGATGGTTTCAATATCGGCGTGAATGTGGGCAGGGCGGCGGGGGCAGGCATCGAAGACCACATCCACTGGCACATCGTGCCCCGCTGGAACGGCGACACCAACTTCATGCCGGTGCTGGCAGACGTGCGTGTCATCCCCGATAGTCTCGAAAACACCTATGCGAAACTCTGTGACGCTTTGAGACGGCTTGATGGCGATGGAACTGACACTGGACCTGTGGGGCGTGGAGAACCCTGA
- a CDS encoding FHA domain-containing protein translates to MSTFDPHEDLYALLEVPPDASDELIREQYRKLVQQYLWDREKFARLNRAFEVLSNPDLRAEYDKQAAIARPRPDVSALASAAAPEVVPTVIGMPAQEMLTTQQIADVQRTQMGLRVTCPVCKTETSAVDGYCEECGFALEGAEGVQEVPELPQSELPTLVDAAGSVYSLRPGVNTVGRLNADVLLSDPSVSRSHARIVVQDGAVTIEDVGSTNGTFVNGQKLTPQVPVPLVDGAEIAFGGTKLTLRMPGAAPALPAAETTLAASAPVTQTLTVTAEEDFAGVPEAEEEAEVVAYWCSDDGTMRIPLSPGMYTIGRRPSNHIVIPDPYVSGNHAILLVEPDLVNIEDVGSTNGTFVDDTKLIPHVAAPLPFGVKVQIGQGTFHLEAAQPSAVIEQEAADTAETVSEEATEDAEQS, encoded by the coding sequence ATGAGTACCTTTGACCCGCATGAAGACCTGTACGCGCTGCTGGAGGTACCACCCGATGCCTCCGATGAGCTGATTCGAGAGCAGTACCGCAAGCTCGTACAGCAGTATCTGTGGGACCGGGAGAAATTCGCGCGGCTGAACCGCGCTTTTGAGGTGCTGAGCAACCCGGACCTGCGCGCGGAATACGATAAACAGGCGGCGATTGCCCGTCCACGCCCCGATGTGAGCGCACTGGCGTCCGCCGCCGCTCCCGAGGTGGTACCGACCGTTATCGGCATGCCCGCGCAGGAGATGCTGACGACCCAGCAGATTGCGGATGTGCAGCGCACGCAGATGGGGCTGCGTGTCACCTGCCCAGTGTGCAAGACCGAGACTTCAGCGGTCGATGGCTATTGCGAGGAGTGTGGCTTTGCGCTGGAGGGAGCAGAGGGCGTGCAGGAGGTGCCTGAGCTGCCGCAGTCCGAGTTGCCGACGCTTGTGGACGCGGCAGGGAGCGTATATTCGCTGCGTCCGGGCGTCAACACGGTAGGCAGGTTGAACGCCGACGTCTTGCTTTCCGACCCCAGCGTTTCACGAAGCCACGCACGCATTGTCGTGCAGGACGGCGCGGTCACCATCGAGGACGTGGGTAGCACCAACGGCACCTTTGTGAACGGGCAGAAGCTCACCCCGCAGGTACCCGTGCCGCTGGTGGATGGCGCGGAAATCGCCTTTGGAGGGACGAAGTTGACCCTGCGGATGCCGGGGGCGGCTCCTGCCCTGCCTGCAGCAGAGACCACCCTTGCCGCCTCCGCACCGGTGACCCAAACGTTGACGGTAACCGCGGAGGAGGATTTTGCTGGGGTACCGGAGGCGGAGGAAGAGGCGGAGGTGGTGGCTTACTGGTGCAGCGACGACGGCACGATGCGCATACCGCTGTCGCCGGGCATGTACACCATCGGGCGCAGACCCAGCAACCACATCGTCATACCCGACCCTTACGTTTCCGGCAACCACGCGATTTTGCTGGTGGAGCCGGACCTGGTGAACATCGAGGACGTGGGCAGCACCAATGGTACCTTCGTGGACGATACCAAACTCATCCCGCACGTCGCCGCGCCATTGCCCTTCGGGGTGAAGGTGCAGATAGGGCAGGGGACTTTCCATCTGGAGGCGGCACAGCCGTCCGCAGTCATCGAGCAGGAGGCTGCCGACACCGCGGAGACCGTCAGTGAAGAGGCAACGGAAGATGCAGAGCAGTCATAG
- a CDS encoding uracil-DNA glycosylase translates to MELTLDLWGVENPEEELEKVRKQALQCTACRLAETRTNVVFGEGNPRAPLVFVGEGPGEHEDATGRPFVGRAGALLDQALRENGLSRKHVYICNVIKCRASIVENGRVRNRPPYADEIAACHKWLDLQLSIIQPLVIVCLGAPAANTLIHKNFKMTQERGIWYPCKYAKYAMATLHPAYILRQEGESYQQNYRLLVQDIAAARQKVIEAKKEPKTTLF, encoded by the coding sequence ATGGAACTGACACTGGACCTGTGGGGCGTGGAGAACCCTGAGGAAGAACTGGAGAAGGTGCGCAAGCAGGCGTTGCAATGCACTGCCTGTCGTCTGGCGGAAACCCGCACGAATGTGGTGTTTGGGGAAGGCAACCCGCGTGCGCCGCTAGTATTTGTAGGCGAGGGACCTGGCGAACACGAAGACGCTACCGGTCGTCCGTTCGTGGGACGGGCGGGCGCATTGCTGGACCAGGCGTTACGCGAGAACGGGCTGAGCCGCAAACACGTGTATATCTGTAACGTTATCAAGTGCCGTGCTTCCATCGTGGAGAATGGGCGTGTGCGCAACCGTCCTCCCTATGCCGACGAAATCGCCGCGTGCCATAAGTGGCTTGACCTGCAGTTAAGCATCATCCAGCCGTTGGTGATTGTGTGCCTGGGTGCGCCTGCTGCTAACACGTTAATCCACAAGAACTTTAAGATGACCCAAGAACGCGGTATCTGGTACCCCTGCAAGTATGCGAAATACGCGATGGCGACGCTTCATCCCGCATACATCCTGCGCCAGGAAGGCGAAAGCTACCAGCAGAACTATCGGCTGCTGGTTCAGGACATCGCCGCCGCGCGACAGAAGGTGATCGAAGCCAAAAAGGAACCCAAAACCACCCTGTTTTAG
- a CDS encoding mannitol-1-phosphate 5-dehydrogenase, translated as MERVAVQFGAGNIGRGFTAQLFHESGYEVVFVEAVPSLVEEINRRKKYVIHIVDNGEEVEITDIRAVHSEDVQQVAQEVARAGIACTAVGVHALHQVAPLLAYGIALRSQRPDSLPLNILICENQIDADQILYEKVLEHLPAELHEYVRSQIGFVLCVVSRMVPVMTPEEKRADPLTIKVEAYKRLPVNARAIKGEIPSIVGLEPVQNFAGYVERKLFVHNAAHATLGYLGWLKGYTYVYEAMKDEWIRSVLDEAMQAVSEVLVRKHGFTPEEMREHVQDLYRRFESVALGDTVARVARDPERKLRPDDRLVGAARLLWEHGVEPRALCIVIAAALLYDNPEDESAVALQKRIEQEGVSAELERLTGITADMPMHQCILDAYARLKN; from the coding sequence ATGGAGCGCGTTGCGGTGCAGTTCGGTGCAGGTAACATCGGACGTGGTTTCACGGCTCAGCTGTTTCACGAGTCCGGGTATGAGGTGGTTTTTGTAGAGGCTGTGCCGTCGCTGGTGGAGGAGATTAACCGCCGCAAGAAATACGTGATCCACATCGTAGACAATGGAGAAGAGGTAGAGATTACGGACATCCGCGCCGTTCACAGTGAGGATGTTCAACAGGTGGCACAGGAGGTAGCTCGCGCTGGCATTGCCTGTACCGCGGTGGGTGTCCATGCGCTCCATCAGGTAGCGCCTTTGCTGGCATATGGTATTGCTCTGCGCAGCCAGCGTCCCGATTCTCTCCCCCTGAACATTCTCATCTGCGAGAACCAGATTGATGCAGACCAGATATTGTATGAAAAAGTTCTGGAGCATTTACCTGCTGAACTGCACGAGTATGTGCGCTCGCAAATCGGTTTTGTGTTGTGCGTGGTGAGCCGAATGGTGCCTGTCATGACCCCCGAAGAGAAGCGGGCGGACCCGCTGACGATCAAAGTGGAAGCATATAAAAGGCTACCGGTGAACGCGCGGGCAATAAAGGGTGAGATTCCGTCTATCGTTGGTCTGGAGCCGGTGCAGAACTTTGCAGGTTATGTGGAGCGCAAACTGTTCGTGCACAATGCTGCCCACGCTACGCTTGGGTACCTGGGATGGCTGAAGGGCTATACCTACGTGTATGAAGCGATGAAAGATGAATGGATACGTTCCGTGCTGGATGAAGCCATGCAGGCGGTGAGCGAGGTTCTCGTCCGCAAGCACGGGTTTACCCCTGAAGAGATGCGGGAACATGTGCAGGACCTGTACCGTCGTTTTGAAAGCGTCGCACTGGGTGACACGGTAGCACGGGTAGCGCGTGATCCGGAGCGCAAGCTGCGCCCCGACGACCGACTGGTCGGGGCGGCAAGACTGCTATGGGAGCACGGCGTGGAACCGAGGGCTCTTTGCATCGTCATCGCCGCCGCTTTGCTTTACGACAACCCCGAGGATGAATCCGCAGTGGCACTGCAGAAGCGTATCGAGCAGGAGGGCGTCTCCGCGGAACTGGAAAGGCTGACCGGCATCACTGCCGACATGCCCATGCACCAGTGCATTCTGGATGCGTACGCCCGGCTGAAAAACTAA
- a CDS encoding protein kinase, with translation MNTSVNTLGKYQIVREIARSNDIVWEAVDPELGRRVAIKELNLPEGVTEVQKQERINRFLREAKAAGRLSHPNIVTIHEVGVENGRHYIVMEYLEGENLRERLQRQGAIPLKEAVDITLQVLAALEHAHRMGVVHRDIKPENIHLLPDGLVKLTDFGIARIVFEPNITIDGQIFGTPSYMSPEQIEGGEIDARTDIFSMGVVLYEMLTGRKPFTGESIVTITYNIMHKEPTPPPGVPYGIERVLMRAMAKRPIDRYSSAREMAEDLKRAMEPGSLVMPAPPPVIGSPPPVASPGSSSLPPLLNPVPNPASAGGQVSSLPQVQKKPPPPLPKPREPWLSPRESEAMKQMILVLFLGLLIVLIAYGINIAYERYAELQRLEALSTQMSDGVKLAQAGNYREALARFVNVFQNGRSDDVRAVAGRNAAVCLVHLGDEALQMGRTDLALQYYQTALEYDPHSTAARQRVDQVSRLHSGNLDVAPPIAPPPAVRPNGSSPEPPPRPRGNEQLAMELYLLGLEAYRRGDRLGAVDLWQRAIQAAPGSDTAKLAMESIQQMTAR, from the coding sequence ATGAACACCTCGGTGAACACGCTGGGCAAATATCAGATTGTACGCGAAATCGCCCGCAGCAACGACATCGTGTGGGAGGCGGTAGACCCCGAGCTGGGCCGGCGCGTGGCGATTAAGGAGCTGAATCTGCCCGAAGGCGTCACCGAGGTGCAAAAACAAGAGCGCATCAACCGCTTCCTGCGCGAGGCGAAGGCGGCAGGACGGTTGAGCCACCCCAACATTGTGACCATCCACGAGGTTGGCGTCGAGAACGGTCGCCACTACATCGTGATGGAGTATCTGGAGGGCGAGAACCTGCGCGAACGCCTGCAGCGTCAGGGAGCAATCCCCCTGAAAGAGGCAGTGGACATCACCCTGCAGGTGCTTGCCGCGCTGGAACATGCTCATCGGATGGGGGTGGTGCATCGCGACATCAAGCCCGAAAACATCCACCTTTTGCCGGACGGGCTGGTGAAGCTGACCGACTTCGGCATCGCCCGCATCGTGTTTGAACCCAACATCACCATCGACGGGCAGATTTTCGGCACGCCCAGCTACATGTCGCCGGAGCAGATCGAGGGGGGCGAAATAGACGCGCGCACCGATATCTTCTCGATGGGTGTCGTGTTGTATGAGATGCTCACCGGTCGCAAGCCTTTCACCGGCGAGAGCATCGTCACCATTACATATAACATCATGCACAAAGAGCCAACGCCTCCCCCAGGAGTGCCGTATGGCATCGAGCGGGTGCTGATGCGCGCGATGGCGAAGCGTCCGATAGACCGCTATTCCTCCGCGCGCGAGATGGCGGAGGACTTGAAGCGGGCGATGGAGCCGGGTTCGCTGGTGATGCCCGCGCCGCCTCCTGTGATTGGTTCGCCCCCTCCGGTGGCGTCACCGGGCTCGTCTTCGTTACCACCCTTGCTGAACCCGGTGCCAAACCCTGCGTCAGCCGGGGGGCAGGTTTCCTCGCTCCCTCAGGTGCAGAAAAAGCCTCCGCCGCCCTTGCCCAAGCCACGCGAGCCCTGGTTGTCGCCAAGGGAGAGTGAAGCCATGAAGCAGATGATACTGGTCTTATTCCTCGGTTTGCTCATTGTGCTGATTGCTTACGGCATCAACATTGCCTACGAGCGCTATGCGGAATTGCAGCGCCTGGAGGCGCTCAGCACGCAGATGAGCGATGGGGTGAAGCTGGCACAGGCAGGCAACTATCGGGAAGCACTGGCACGTTTTGTCAACGTGTTCCAGAATGGAAGGTCGGATGACGTTCGAGCGGTAGCCGGGCGCAACGCCGCGGTCTGTTTGGTGCATCTGGGGGACGAAGCTCTGCAAATGGGGCGAACCGACCTGGCGTTGCAATACTACCAAACAGCGCTGGAGTATGACCCGCACTCCACCGCCGCTCGCCAGAGGGTGGATCAGGTATCTCGTTTGCACTCAGGCAATCTGGACGTCGCCCCGCCGATTGCGCCACCACCCGCTGTGCGTCCGAATGGCTCTTCGCCTGAGCCTCCGCCACGCCCGCGTGGCAACGAGCAACTGGCAATGGAACTTTACCTGCTGGGTCTGGAAGCATACCGGCGCGGCGACCGCCTGGGGGCAGTAGACCTCTGGCAACGGGCGATTCAGGCTGCTCCCGGCTCCGATACCGCCAAACTGGCAATGGAGTCTATCCAGCAGATGACCGCAAGATAG
- a CDS encoding cysteine desulfurase, producing MTSLQTQLEYDVEAIRADFPILQRCVNGHPLVYLDNAATSQKPRQVIDALVRYYEFTNANVHRGLHTLAEEATEAYESARAKVARFIGAEPESVVFTRNTTEAINLVAYAWGLANLKSGDRVVLTEMEHHSNIVPWQLIARLTGVQLHYVPFTPEGELDMEALDDALKLEPKLVTIVHVSNVLGTMNPVEEITRKAHAVGAKVLIDGAQAVPHKPVDVGQIGCDFYAFSGHKMLAPTGIGALYARRELLEEMPPFLGGGSMIRRVTHQFSTWADIPTKFEAGTPNIADGIAFGAAVDYLQQVGMEAIQQHEQQLTAEALRLLEDEEDIVIYGPRDARRRCGLVSFNFKHVHPHDVAQILDARGIAIRAGHHCCQLIMRRLDLTATARASFYLYNTVEEIRTFVQALDDVRKVFGKYAG from the coding sequence ATGACATCCCTGCAAACGCAGTTAGAATACGACGTGGAGGCAATCCGTGCCGATTTCCCGATTTTACAACGGTGTGTCAACGGGCATCCACTCGTCTATCTGGACAACGCCGCGACATCCCAGAAGCCGCGCCAGGTCATCGACGCGCTGGTACGCTACTACGAGTTTACCAACGCCAACGTGCATCGCGGATTGCACACACTGGCGGAAGAAGCTACCGAAGCCTACGAGTCTGCTCGCGCGAAGGTGGCACGGTTCATCGGCGCGGAGCCGGAGAGCGTGGTGTTCACCCGCAACACCACCGAAGCGATTAATCTGGTGGCGTACGCCTGGGGGCTGGCAAACCTGAAAAGCGGCGACCGCGTCGTGCTGACCGAGATGGAACATCACTCCAACATCGTGCCCTGGCAGCTGATTGCTCGCCTCACGGGGGTACAACTGCACTACGTTCCCTTCACACCAGAGGGCGAGCTGGACATGGAGGCTCTCGACGACGCGCTGAAGCTGGAACCGAAGCTGGTCACCATCGTCCACGTGTCCAACGTACTGGGCACGATGAACCCCGTGGAAGAGATTACCCGAAAGGCGCACGCAGTGGGCGCCAAGGTGCTGATTGATGGCGCACAGGCGGTTCCGCACAAGCCCGTCGATGTCGGCCAGATAGGCTGTGACTTCTACGCTTTTTCCGGGCACAAGATGCTGGCACCCACGGGTATCGGTGCGCTGTACGCTCGGCGCGAACTGCTGGAAGAGATGCCTCCCTTCTTGGGTGGAGGTAGCATGATCCGCCGCGTGACGCACCAGTTCAGCACGTGGGCAGACATCCCCACCAAGTTCGAAGCCGGAACACCCAACATCGCCGACGGGATTGCCTTCGGCGCGGCGGTGGACTACCTGCAACAGGTCGGTATGGAAGCCATCCAGCAGCATGAACAACAACTCACGGCAGAGGCATTGCGCTTGCTGGAGGACGAAGAGGACATCGTCATTTACGGACCGCGCGATGCCCGGCGCCGCTGCGGGCTGGTCTCGTTTAACTTCAAGCACGTCCACCCACACGACGTGGCGCAGATACTGGACGCACGCGGTATCGCTATCCGTGCCGGACATCACTGTTGCCAGCTGATAATGCGCCGACTGGACCTCACCGCGACCGCACGCGCCAGCTTTTACCTGTATAATACGGTAGAGGAGATCCGTACATTTGTACAGGCGCTAGACGACGTCAGGAAGGTCTTTGGCAAATATGCTGGATGA
- a CDS encoding iron-sulfur cluster assembly protein, translated as MALTQEQETQIRERLMTVYDPELGIDIINLGLVYGIDRDDEGNVLITMTLTSPGCPIGPMLEEMIRDRLSELPFVKETYVQLVWQPRWDPRVHCSEEAKLALGIWE; from the coding sequence ATGGCACTGACGCAAGAACAGGAAACGCAAATCCGTGAACGGCTGATGACCGTATACGACCCGGAGCTGGGTATCGACATCATCAATCTGGGTCTGGTATATGGTATCGACAGGGATGACGAGGGCAACGTGCTTATCACCATGACGCTGACCAGCCCCGGCTGCCCCATCGGACCCATGCTGGAGGAGATGATTCGTGACCGGCTGTCCGAGTTGCCCTTTGTGAAGGAAACGTACGTGCAGCTGGTTTGGCAACCTCGCTGGGATCCGCGCGTCCACTGCAGTGAAGAGGCAAAGCTGGCGCTGGGCATCTGGGAGTAG
- a CDS encoding non-heme iron oxygenase ferredoxin subunit codes for MRIRVASVSEVGVGRALAVEVDGRRIALCRPSPDEFYAIDDTCSHALASLSEGELMDYEIECPKHGAHFDIRTGEALTLPATKPVRTYNVVVDDGEIHIELPDEETGSD; via the coding sequence ATGCGCATCCGGGTAGCCAGCGTCTCGGAGGTGGGGGTCGGCAGGGCACTGGCTGTTGAGGTGGACGGCAGGCGGATAGCTCTCTGCCGACCCTCTCCTGATGAGTTCTACGCGATCGACGATACCTGTTCCCACGCTCTGGCTTCGCTAAGCGAGGGCGAACTGATGGATTACGAGATCGAGTGCCCAAAGCACGGGGCGCACTTCGACATCCGAACCGGAGAGGCACTGACCCTTCCTGCCACGAAGCCGGTCAGGACCTACAACGTGGTTGTAGACGACGGTGAGATACACATCGAACTGCCGGATGAGGAAACCGGTTCGGACTGA